ATGCAAAGAGGTGGAGCACCTGTTTCATTTGATAGGCTTATTGCTACAATGTTCTCAACAGCGGCAATAGAATATGTTAAAAAAGGAAAAGTTAATGTAGCTTTATCTTTAAAAGGATTTGAAATTACAGATGTACCATTCTCAAAAGAATTGTTAGAAAATAAAGATATTGAACCAAAAATATATGATATGGCTAAAATATTCTTTTAATTAAGTAAAAAATATTGGGCAGCTTAACAGCTGTCCAATATTTTTTTATGGTATAATATGGATAGAAGGCGGTGATAAAATGAAAAAACCACATTTTTATTTTCTTCTATTTCTGTTAATAATAAGTATAATATCTTTTATTAATATTAATTATGCTTATTATATAATGGAAGGTTTAACTTCCATATTACTTGTTTTTTTAGCAGCATTTTCTGTAAAATATGTAAATAAATTTTTTACCGCCGGAATAATAATGTTTTTAGTAGAAAACACCCTTGAAATTATAAATGAATTTAAACCTTTTAATATCTTTTTCTGGCAAAATATTTTAATTATATATGGAACAGTATTTTTGATGTTTGGATTGTATAAATTCTATAAAAAATATTTTGAATTAGAAAAAACATTCAACGGAATATTTAAGCGTTCAAACGAGGCCATATTTTTCTGGGGTAAAGACAAAAAATTAATAAAAGCCAATCCAAGAGCAGCAAAATTATTGGGATATAATTCACCTGAAGAAATGGTTGGGATGGAAGTTGAAAAACACGTCTTTAAGGAAGATTATGAACATGTAAATAAAATAAAAAAACTTTTGGATAATAAAGAAGAAATTGAACCGTATGAAAGGAAATATAAAACATTAAATGGAGAAATAAAATGGGTTGAAGTTCATGCAATAAATGTTCAGGAAGGAAATGGTGAATATTATTTCCAGGAAATTGATCATGAAATAACTGACAGAAAAAAACTTGAAGAACAATTATATAGAGAAAAAGAAAAATTCAGAATGTATTTTGAATATGCACAGGTAATGTATGTTATTCTTGATAAAAATGGAAATATAGAAGACTTAAATCTCAAAGCCTGTGAAATATTAAAAGTAAAAAAAGAAGAGGTTATAGGAGAAAATTGGTTTGAAAATTTTATACCGGAAAATATTAGAGATGAAGTAAAAGAAGTTTTTAATAAAATAATGTCCGGTGAGCTTGAGGGTGTAGAGTATTTTGAAAACGAAATAATAACAAAAGATGGGGAAATATTAAATATATCCTGGCATAATACATATTTACTAGATGAAGATGGAAATATAGATAAGACATTTAGCTCAGGGCTTGATATAACAGCAGAAAAGAAATATCTTGAGACACTAAAATACAATGCAAAATTCGCAACAAAATTTCTTAATCTAAACAATGAAATTCTGACAAAACCATGGAATGAAAGTATGTATCAATTAATATTGGATACGGTAATAGATATTATCCCATCTGCAGAAGCAGGTAGTTTACTTACAATAGAGGAAAATCAAAGAATATTCACATATAAAGCTGTTCAGGGGTATAACTTTGAAAAATTAAAAGAAATAAAGTACCCGGAATTACCGCTAAGCATAAAAAAGCCAATAATTATAGATGATTGGGATGATATATATATTCCACCAAAATACGAATATGAATTACTTATAAAATACGGAAGATTAAAAGAGATAAAACAGAGTTTAATCATACCTTTTTATTTAAGAGGAAAATTATATGGCTTACTTACACTGGATATCTTTGATGAAAAAAAGAAATTTTCAGATATAGATCTTAATTTTGCCAATATAATAAAAAGTAATCTTGAATATCTAATTTTAAAAGTATTCCTTGAATTACAGCTGAAAAAATCAGCAGAACTTGATTATTTAACCGGGATATACAACAGGCAGGCATTCTTTTCAAGAGTGAAAATGATGATGTCATACCTGTCAAGACACAACAGCAGTAGAATGGGATTGTTGTATATAGACATAGATAAATTTAAACATATTAACGATACATATGGACATAAAGTAGGAGATGAAGTTTTAAAATTCTTTGTAAAACAGGTTTCCTCAATGATTAGAGAAAGCGATTTATTTGGAAGAATAGGCGGAGATGAATTTACCGTCGCTTTAATGGATACAGATAAAGAGGGAATAGAATCATTTATTTCACGAATGAAAAAAGTTTTCAAAGAAAAACCGTTTATTTTTGAGGATATAAAAATAAATATAAGTTCAAGTATTGGATATAGTATATATCCAGATGAAGGAAAAAACATTGATATTTTACTTGATATTGCTGATAAAAGAATGTATATAAATAAAAGAAAAAAGCCGGAGGAATAAATATGCTACTAAAAGTTGAGGATATATCGTATAATTTTGGTACTCAAGATCTTTTTTACGATGTTTCATTTTCAATTTATGAGCACGATAGAATAGCTTTAATAGGTCCAAATGGTTCAGGAAAAACAACATTATTAAGAATATTAAATGATGAATTAGAGCCATTAGAAGGAAATATAATAAAAAACAAAAATCTAAAAATAGGATTTTTAAAACAATTTAGAGCAGACGAAATGGATTTAAATCTATATGAATACGTTTTAAAAGAAATTGAATCAAATATAAAAGAAGAAATGAAAAATAAAATAGTTCGTTCTGTATTAAAAGGAATGGGATTTGAGGAAGAAGAGTGGAATAGAAAAATCAGCACATTAAGTGGTGGAGAATTAACGCGTTTAGCCTTAGGAAGAGTATTGGCTGGAGATTATAATCTTTTAATTTTAGATGAGCCAACAAACCATCTTGATATTTATTCTATTAATTGGCTGATAAATTATTTAAAAAATTACAAAGGTGCAATGATATTTGTTTCTCATGACAGAAAATTCATAAAAGAATTAGCA
This is a stretch of genomic DNA from Marinitoga piezophila KA3. It encodes these proteins:
- a CDS encoding sensor domain-containing diguanylate cyclase, with the protein product MKKPHFYFLLFLLIISIISFININYAYYIMEGLTSILLVFLAAFSVKYVNKFFTAGIIMFLVENTLEIINEFKPFNIFFWQNILIIYGTVFLMFGLYKFYKKYFELEKTFNGIFKRSNEAIFFWGKDKKLIKANPRAAKLLGYNSPEEMVGMEVEKHVFKEDYEHVNKIKKLLDNKEEIEPYERKYKTLNGEIKWVEVHAINVQEGNGEYYFQEIDHEITDRKKLEEQLYREKEKFRMYFEYAQVMYVILDKNGNIEDLNLKACEILKVKKEEVIGENWFENFIPENIRDEVKEVFNKIMSGELEGVEYFENEIITKDGEILNISWHNTYLLDEDGNIDKTFSSGLDITAEKKYLETLKYNAKFATKFLNLNNEILTKPWNESMYQLILDTVIDIIPSAEAGSLLTIEENQRIFTYKAVQGYNFEKLKEIKYPELPLSIKKPIIIDDWDDIYIPPKYEYELLIKYGRLKEIKQSLIIPFYLRGKLYGLLTLDIFDEKKKFSDIDLNFANIIKSNLEYLILKVFLELQLKKSAELDYLTGIYNRQAFFSRVKMMMSYLSRHNSSRMGLLYIDIDKFKHINDTYGHKVGDEVLKFFVKQVSSMIRESDLFGRIGGDEFTVALMDTDKEGIESFISRMKKVFKEKPFIFEDIKINISSSIGYSIYPDEGKNIDILLDIADKRMYINKRKKPEE